One genomic region from Anabaena sp. PCC 7108 encodes:
- a CDS encoding PEP-CTERM sorting domain-containing protein, producing the protein MKTLIKLTTATLTLVAILGITKDAQASTLQNGWNYTIDSFTDSTYRTYPGSPTSVGGGTFEIYGLAMKDDIENNKLTFALNTNLARDGAVVPVANGYSHIGWGDLFIQTASGLLGINFTDANDSAASLGVYQVAATKSVAAANDGWSTNSSYTNFVASKGGNPTLGDLAQNQSPFGNTTNSVIAAGQSIGNLLSADLTGLNFGNFGAFGSQTFGFSIDRSLVSPGAITAWIFEECFNDGIAMAANISELPPEPPKEPQNVPEPSTLIGMIALAAMGVFSAKNRKNDQQVAVNT; encoded by the coding sequence ATGAAGACTTTAATCAAATTAACAACAGCGACTCTTACCTTAGTAGCAATACTAGGAATTACCAAAGATGCCCAAGCATCAACTTTACAAAATGGTTGGAACTACACAATCGACTCTTTCACAGACTCTACATATCGTACATATCCTGGTAGTCCGACTAGCGTTGGTGGAGGGACATTTGAAATTTATGGTCTAGCAATGAAGGATGATATTGAGAATAATAAACTTACTTTTGCTCTTAATACAAATTTAGCAAGAGATGGTGCAGTAGTTCCTGTTGCTAATGGATATAGTCATATCGGTTGGGGTGATTTATTTATTCAAACTGCTTCGGGATTATTAGGCATTAATTTTACTGATGCTAATGATTCTGCTGCTAGTTTAGGAGTATATCAAGTCGCCGCTACAAAAAGTGTTGCTGCTGCTAACGACGGTTGGTCTACTAATAGTTCATACACTAATTTTGTAGCTAGTAAAGGTGGAAATCCGACTTTGGGAGATTTAGCTCAAAATCAATCACCTTTTGGTAATACTACTAATAGTGTAATTGCTGCTGGTCAGTCGATTGGTAATCTTCTTTCTGCTGATTTAACTGGTCTAAATTTTGGAAATTTTGGTGCTTTTGGCTCTCAAACGTTTGGATTTAGTATTGATCGTTCTTTAGTATCTCCAGGAGCTATCACAGCTTGGATATTTGAAGAGTGTTTTAACGATGGAATAGCAATGGCAGCAAATATTTCTGAACTACCTCCCGAACCCCCTAAAGAGCCTCAAAATGTTCCTGAACCTTCTACTTTAATAGGCATGATTGCATTAGCTGCAATGGGTGTATTTTCTGCTAAAAATAGAAAGAATGATCAGCAGGTTGCAGTTAATACTTGA
- a CDS encoding GUN4 domain-containing protein, with protein MEVGVSQLNFLNGYQKIYHIGRIASPIRWKRAIDEILRPLGLSFIISNLTLYVGCETLEPQEINRFPCDILNKIDQLWTTYSNGHFGFSVQMSIYEEIKQKNNLPLPSGLDVSASNEFIPITSVTSSLGFNTDSILSLIEKLEWSDYRPNVYRETYWRNAKHFKYNINAPKGHLPFLFNYEEELDSFEDWHMLSIEDMTSLWNRLKSCKY; from the coding sequence ATGGAAGTTGGTGTTTCACAATTAAATTTTCTGAATGGCTACCAGAAGATTTATCATATCGGTCGTATTGCAAGTCCTATTAGATGGAAAAGAGCAATTGATGAAATTTTAAGACCATTAGGGTTAAGTTTTATAATTTCTAATTTAACTTTGTATGTTGGTTGTGAGACATTAGAACCACAGGAGATAAATCGGTTTCCTTGTGATATTTTAAATAAAATTGATCAACTTTGGACAACATATAGTAATGGTCATTTTGGTTTTAGTGTTCAAATGAGTATATATGAAGAGATTAAGCAAAAAAATAACTTGCCGTTACCTTCTGGCTTAGATGTAAGTGCTAGTAATGAGTTTATTCCTATTACATCTGTAACCTCTTCGCTAGGTTTCAATACAGATAGTATTCTTTCGTTAATTGAAAAATTAGAATGGTCTGATTATCGCCCTAATGTTTATCGTGAGACTTATTGGAGAAATGCCAAACACTTTAAATATAATATTAATGCTCCAAAAGGACACCTACCATTTTTATTTAATTATGAAGAGGAATTAGACTCATTTGAAGATTGGCATATGTTAAGTATAGAGGATATGACAAGTCTATGGAATCGCCTGAAAAGTTGTAAATATTAA